A single genomic interval of Hemibagrus wyckioides isolate EC202008001 linkage group LG13, SWU_Hwy_1.0, whole genome shotgun sequence harbors:
- the ndr2 gene encoding nodal-related 2, whose protein sequence is MKPAGVFLLLHLTAVGLGSGLGAQRNETHFFPSYMMRLYRSFSTNQSPAVASSSSSSSSSLSLHHLQHLHTDEDRAVRADTVRSVTPRNLVFQDRNWIATFDLSTLLSERHIQAVELRIRVPMVTGQPNVSVELRHGQDWPCPKRSVCVEDQSLGFLPESSLISSSTQWRVYNVTARLLRWMDERMQKKRRTMRTKVRGRGPSGFKAKAGSDQALLVVFSREGSGDGEQDKASLLRTAERSKFLLSAEGQVLRRVKRQKSRRKNEKNDREKENEKKNLCRRVDMHVDFNQIGWGSWIVFPKKYNAYRCEGACPNPLGEDFHPTNHAYMQSLLKHFQPGRVPSPCCAPTRTSALSMLYYENGEMILRHHEEMVVEECGCH, encoded by the exons ATGAAGCCAGCGGGAGTGTTCCTCCTGCTCCACCTCACTGCTGTGGGTCTGGGGTCAGGACTCGGGGCTCAGAGGAACGAGACTCACTTCTTTCCCTCTTACATGATGCGTCTGTATCGCAGCTTCagcaccaatcagagtccagcagtggcatcttcatcatcttcatcatcttcatcattatcactTCATCACCTCCAGCATCTTcacacagatgaggacagaGCTGTGAGAGCCGACACAGTGCGCAGTGTCACTCCCCGGA ATTTAGTTTTCCAAGACAGAAACTGGATCGCGACCTTTGACCTTTCCACCTTGCTCTCCGAGCGCCACATCCAGGCAGTGGAGTTGAGGATCCGCGTTCCCATGGTGACCGGTCAGCCCAACGTGTCTGTGGAGCTGCGTCACGGTCAGGACTGGCCGTGTCCCAAACGCAGCGTGTGTGTGGAGGACCAGTCACTGGGGTTCCTCCCAGAATCCTCTCTGATCAGCTCGTCCACTCAGTGGAGAGTGTATAACGTCACGGCTCGGCTGCTCCGCTGGATGGACGAGAGGATGCAGAAAAAGAGGAGGACGATGAGGACCAAGGTCAGAGGTCGCGGCCCGTCGGGCTTCAAGGCGAAGGCGGGGAGCGATCAAGCGCTGCTGGTGGTCTTCTCACGCGAAGGCTCCGGGGACGGAGAGCAGGATAAGGCCAGTCTGCTGCGTACGGCCGAGCGCTCCAAATTCCTCCTGAGTGCCGAGGGTCAGGTGCTGAGGAGGGTGAAGAGGCAGAAGAGCCGCCGCAAGAATGAgaagaatgacagagagaaagagaacgagAAGAAAAACCTCTGCAGGAGAGTGGACATGCATGTGGACTTCAACCAGATCGGCTGGGGCTCCTGGATTGTCTTCCCTAAAAAGTACAACGCCTACCGCTGTGAGGGGGCGTGTCCCAATCCGCTCGGAGAGGACTTCCACCCAACAAACCACGCCTACATGCAG AGTTTACTGAAACACTTCCAGCCGGGTCGCGTCCCCTCCCCGTGCTGCGCTCCCACCCGCACCAGCGCCCTCAGCATGCTCTACTATGAGAACGGAGAGATGATCCTCAGGCATCATGAAgagatggtggtggaggagTGCGGCTGTCACTGA